From one Microlunatus sp. Gsoil 973 genomic stretch:
- a CDS encoding DUF3117 domain-containing protein produces the protein MAAMKPRTGDGPMEVTKEGREIVMRVPLEGGGRLVVELNADEAAELAGALKEVVG, from the coding sequence ATGGCTGCGATGAAGCCGCGGACCGGCGACGGCCCGATGGAGGTCACCAAGGAAGGCCGCGAGATCGTCATGCGCGTTCCCCTCGAGGGCGGCGGCCGACTCGTGGTGGAGCTCAACGCCGATGAGGCAGCCGAGCTGGCCGGAGCCCT